The genomic region CCCGCGTCCACCTCCGCCATGAGCCCGCGCGCCAGGAGCGTCGCTTCGGTGACGCGAGCGTCGCGCGCGATGAGATCGATGTTGCGGACGTGGAGGCCGAGGAGGCTCACGAGCGCGAGGCCGAGCACCGCGACCGCGACCAACACCTCGAGCAGCGTGAAGCCTCGCGCCGCCCTCCGCCGGGCGCGCGCGCCTTCAGCGCGCCGCATCACCGTGCCGCCGCGAGGAGGCCATGCCGCCGCCCCGGCCATTCGCGCCGCCGCGGCGGTCGTCGGAGTCGCGGCGATCTCCCGCGCCGCGGGCGGCGTCGAGCACGACGTAGCGGTCGGCCACCCGGGTCCGTCCCGTGAGTGGCTCGATCGCCATGGTCGCCTCTCCTCCCGAGCGGCCGCGCAGGTGCACGACCAGCGGATCGGCCCAGCCTTCGGGCGAGAATTGCGCGAAGACGACGCCCTCGGTCACGAGCCCGACCGCGGGCAGCACCACGTCCCGGAACGCCACGCTGTCGGGAAGCACCACCGGGCGGGCGAGCGGGGAGTCGATGGGCACGAACTCGGGCGCGTCGGGCTCGCCCCCGAGCACCGTCACGAAGTAGCTCTGGTGGTCGAGGTCGAGGTTCAGACGCATCGGCAGCCGCTGATACGCCGCCTCGTCGTACAGGTAGCGGGCGGTCGTGGCGAGGCGCTCGGCGCTCGCCGCGAGGGCGGCGCCCTCGGGGTCGCGCAGGCGCGGCGCCAGGAAGCTCGCGGCGATCCCGAGGATCAGGAGAACGACGGCGAGCTCGAGCAGGGTGAAGCCGGAAGACGCGTGCCGTTCGAAGCGCCGCCGCTCAGAGCTGAGTGCGGCTGTCGATGTCGGCATACTTCCCTTCACCGCCTTCCGAGCCGTCCGCTCCGTAGGACTTGATGGTGTAGGTGTCGCCGTCGCTGAGGAACGCGTAGGGACTGCCCCAGGGATCCACGGGGACCGCTTCCAGGTAGCCGTCCGGGTTCCAGCGGCGCGGAACGTTGCCCGTCTCCGGCCGCGTGACCAGGGCCTGGAGTCCCTGATCCGTCGTCGGGTAGTTGCCGTTGTCGAGCTTGTAGAGGTGGAGCGCTTCCTCGATCTTCTTCACGTCGGCGACGGCCTTCACCCTGCGGGCCTCGTCCGTCCGTCCGACGATGCGCGGCGCCACCAGGGTCACGAGCAGGCCGAGGATGAACACCACGACCATGATCTCGATCAGCGTGAACCCGGCGTGTCCCGCGCGTCGCATCGCCCGCATCGTGCGCGGACGATACCAAGGAGACAACGGCGCCTCAACGTAGGTAGGCGCCGGATAGTCTCTCAGTCCGATCGTGCACCGGAGTCCCGGTCTGTCGCGATCGGTCTTCGTGCGGTGTCGCCGGCGAGCGGGTCCGGGCGTGCTTCTACGGTCGCCGGGATCCTGCCACCGGGCGCGTACGGCCCGCCGGTGCCCCCCTGGCTTGCGCACGACGCGAGGTGCGGCTCCCCGAAGCACGCCCGGACCCACCCGCCGGCGATGCATTGCAGCGCGGACGATCGACGGCGCGCCGGCGACTCGACTCACACGAGGCTCGGCGGACGCGGCGCGCGGACTCGTCGCGCATCGCAGGGCGCACGTCGCGACGGATCGACGGGGTCCTGAGGATTGAAAAGATGCAGCAGGCGGGCGGGTCGGGGACGGGCCCGGGGAGCGGCAGCTCGCTTGACCGCAGAGCGGAGAAGCGCCGGCGGGCCTTACGCGCTGGGTGTCAGCGACTCCGCGACCGTAGGGCCCGTCCCCGACCCGCCCGCAGGCTGCTGCCACCGATCGCTCCGCCGCGCGAGAATCGCCCTGAGAACCTACCCGGCGCCGCGCCGGCGCCCCCTAGATGAACTGCTTCCACCACGGCGCGCCGCTCTGACGATACTTCGCGGCGGCGGTCTTCGCGGACGCGGCCGCTTTCGCCGGCCGCGCTGCGGTCGCCTTCTTGGGCGTCGTCTTCGGGGCCGTCTTCTTGCCGGCGCTCGCGCGGGCGGTCTTGGACGTCGGACGGGCGGGCTTCTTCTTCGCGGAACGCGACGAGGTCTTGGTCTTCATGCGGCGGACTCCTTAAACGAACGTCCGCCGGCCCGCAACTCGCGCCCGCCCGTCGCGGGCCGCGCGCGCTCCGTCACTTCACGATGCGGTTCAGCTCGAAAATGGGCAGCAGGATCGCGAGCACGATGAACAGCACGACGCCGCCCATGAAGACGATGATGATCGGCTCGAGGATCGTCGTGAGCGCTCCGACCGCGTTCTCGACCTCCCCGTCGTAGGTGTCGGCGGCCTTCGCGAGCATTCCCTCGAGCTCGCCGCTCCGCTCGCCGACCGCCGCCATGTGGACGACGAGCGGCGGGAAGAGCCCGCTCTCGCGGAGCGGCGGCGCGATGCTCTGGCCCTCCCGGATGGCGTCGCGCGCGCGCTCGATGGCGCGGGTCAGCACCGTGTTGTCGACGATGCTCTTCACGATCTCGAGGGCGGGAAGGAGCGGGATGCCGCTCGCGAGCAGGGTCGCGAGCGTGCGCGCGAAGCGCGCCACGGCGAGCTTCTGGGTGAGGCGCCCGAAGTACGGGACGGCGAGCATCAGCCGGTCCACACGGTCGCGACCCGCAGGCGTGCGCGCCCAGCGCGACACGCCGAGCACCGCCGCCGCCGCGAGCGCGAGGAGCAGCCACCACCACTGGGCCACGAAGTCCGACACGCCGAGAAGGAAGCGGGTCGGGAGCGGCAGTTGCTGGTGGGTCTCCTGGAAGATGCGCGTCACCTTGGGCACGACGTACGCCAGGAGGAAGAAGAGGATGGTCGCGCTCAACGCCAGC from Deltaproteobacteria bacterium harbors:
- a CDS encoding prepilin-type N-terminal cleavage/methylation domain-containing protein; its protein translation is MAGAAAWPPRGGTVMRRAEGARARRRAARGFTLLEVLVAVAVLGLALVSLLGLHVRNIDLIARDARVTEATLLARGLMAEVDAGPFPDLGLTEGDFEDAYPERYPDLRWEREVVTTPIPDVREVRVRVFRGEEESGDDVSLTYWVRRR
- a CDS encoding prepilin-type N-terminal cleavage/methylation domain-containing protein produces the protein MPTSTAALSSERRRFERHASSGFTLLELAVVLLILGIAASFLAPRLRDPEGAALAASAERLATTARYLYDEAAYQRLPMRLNLDLDHQSYFVTVLGGEPDAPEFVPIDSPLARPVVLPDSVAFRDVVLPAVGLVTEGVVFAQFSPEGWADPLVVHLRGRSGGEATMAIEPLTGRTRVADRYVVLDAARGAGDRRDSDDRRGGANGRGGGMASSRRHGDAAR
- the gspG gene encoding type II secretion system major pseudopilin GspG encodes the protein MRAMRRAGHAGFTLIEIMVVVFILGLLVTLVAPRIVGRTDEARRVKAVADVKKIEEALHLYKLDNGNYPTTDQGLQALVTRPETGNVPRRWNPDGYLEAVPVDPWGSPYAFLSDGDTYTIKSYGADGSEGGEGKYADIDSRTQL
- the gspF gene encoding type II secretion system inner membrane protein GspF yields the protein MPLYAYRGLDAGGRAVGGVVDADSPRGARLKLRRTGVFPTDLREERRAGATMRFVTRRPERVPAAELAAITRQFSTLVAAGLPLVEALGALGEQAERPVLARTLAQVRQEVTEGRSLADALAQHPRLFASLYVNMVRAGEASGALHVVLERLADYTENQARLLGKVRSALTYPAIMLALSATILFFLLAYVVPKVTRIFQETHQQLPLPTRFLLGVSDFVAQWWWLLLALAAAAVLGVSRWARTPAGRDRVDRLMLAVPYFGRLTQKLAVARFARTLATLLASGIPLLPALEIVKSIVDNTVLTRAIERARDAIREGQSIAPPLRESGLFPPLVVHMAAVGERSGELEGMLAKAADTYDGEVENAVGALTTILEPIIIVFMGGVVLFIVLAILLPIFELNRIVK